A single window of Sporosarcina sp. FSL W7-1349 DNA harbors:
- a CDS encoding EsaB/YukD family protein has product MYIEVTVDLSRYDAEEFDLRLSDFHSIKKMIDIAWQARSISERQREGHWVRVVNKQTAFPGYLTLAECGITTGDRLEIL; this is encoded by the coding sequence ATGTACATAGAAGTCACCGTGGATCTGTCCCGCTACGATGCCGAAGAATTCGATTTGCGGCTTTCTGATTTTCATTCGATCAAGAAAATGATCGACATCGCATGGCAAGCCCGCTCGATTTCCGAAAGGCAACGGGAAGGGCATTGGGTACGGGTGGTGAATAAACAGACAGCATTTCCGGGTTATCTCACGTTGGCCGAATGCGGCATCACGACCGGAGACCGGCTTGAAATTTTGTGA
- a CDS encoding WXG100 family type VII secretion target: MSGIIRVTPAELTAMANRYNHESGEVASQIGRLDGMIGELQSVWEGASSVAFAEQYERLKPHFNEMRELLSEIGIQLNRAGEALQDADQQVASQIRG, encoded by the coding sequence ATGTCAGGAATCATTCGCGTTACACCCGCAGAGCTTACGGCAATGGCCAACCGTTATAACCACGAATCGGGGGAAGTTGCATCGCAAATCGGCCGTCTCGATGGCATGATCGGCGAATTGCAATCCGTCTGGGAAGGGGCTTCCAGCGTCGCATTCGCAGAGCAATACGAACGCCTTAAGCCGCATTTCAATGAAATGAGAGAATTATTGAGCGAAATCGGAATCCAGTTGAACCGTGCAGGGGAAGCATTGCAAGATGCGGACCAGCAAGTGGCAAGTCAAATTCGCGGCTGA